The Amphiprion ocellaris isolate individual 3 ecotype Okinawa chromosome 6, ASM2253959v1, whole genome shotgun sequence genome contains a region encoding:
- the LOC111580366 gene encoding group 3 secretory phospholipase A2-like: protein MKSRCLLQVAVILSSLVLSKAQNVTGPGPSCVSASVADGQTRVTFLREDAAGVRSLYLSLWSEDMRLVTCEVNSNPLVIEKYRSLCDRSGSRSEEIIQRFNVSVLFAPDAPCAFVSSGAQKFTKRTRSDGTERKTRRKRAWILPGTLWCGSGSRAGEYEQLGMFESADRCCREHDHCLHIIPAFTVNYGVFNPNLYTVSHCECDQRFRQCLMSVNDSISNMVGYSFFNILRVPCFELKQQKRCTEMYWWGMCKAAKVAPYAIFQNPLSYNTSDVTNKSVDTDSNKLTSIEEQQSTESPMITPRSKSSKAEQRCGFREPPRGDTFHRKRAKGRGCKRHRKLYGVAPSQVPQLSGANTTTPSSGTLSVRKRAGKKKSIKKDLLDYVLPQVTTKSTTPSCTPPLTRRPTGGIAAVTKTTRSHDKAPKRSHCCESGMPVRGDSFQPRCKNCLKQATAPHLTTVAPTNSSTNGLPFKLMTLETSKKTREAPKLDTVVTLRNAARFTTPITTELKTIASFHKDGKPQKQVDSSVLQNNTIQEPVVSAVAQRTPTERILKKKNQKNALHNMTGNQLLCGSLKYLDECKFKIPPLENKYDLQNLESKMAYHCDCTSRLALQIEGLEQPSVLLSLLADFVSQQCFTLPKEKKCHRKKSCSRGFTKASDLHQALKKMEEKDTAGVRISGYGRKRGIPVRLYKRCLRLERRADIMAQLR, encoded by the exons ATGAAAAGCAGATGTTTGCTGCAGGTTGCTGTCATCTTGTCATCGCTAGTTTTATCAAAGGCACAAAATGTGACCGGTCCAGGACCCTCCTGTGTCTCAGCGAGTGTTGCCGACGGACAAACGCGCGTCACGTTTCTGCGCGAAGACGCAGCTGGTGTGCGCTCCTTGTACCTGAGCCTGTGGTCCGAAGACATGCGACTTGTGACATGCGAAGTGAACTCTAATCCACTCGTTATTGAGAAGTATCGGTCTCTTTGTGACAGAAGCGGCAGCAGGAGTGAAGAAATCATCCAGAGGTTTAATGTGAGTGTGTTGTTTGCGCCGGATGCTCCCTGTGCGTTCGTCTCCTCCGGTGCGCAAAAGTTTACCAAGCGCACGAGAAGCGATGGGACTGAGAGGAAAACTCGGAGGAAACGCGCATGGATACTGCCAGGCACGTTGTGGTGCGGCAGTGGAAGCAGAGCAGGCGAATACGAGCAATTAG GGATGTTTGAGAGCGCAGATAGATGCTGCCGTGAGCACGACCACTGCCTGCATATCATCCCAGCTTTCACAGTGAATTATGGAGTCTTCAACCCTAACTTGTATACCGTCTCACACTGCGAGTGTGACCAAAG GTTTCGACAGTGCCTTATGAGCGTGAATGACAGCATTTCTAACATGGTAGGCTACAGCTTCTTCAACATCCTCCGGGTTCCCTGCTTCGAGCTCAAACAGCAGAAGCGCTGCACTGAGATGTACTGGTGGGGAAT GTGCAAAGCAGCCAAAGTGGCTCCGTATGCAATCTTCCAAAACCCTCTTTCCTACAACACCTCTGATGTTACAAACAAatctgtggacactgacagcaaCAAGTTAACAAGTATCGAGGAGCAACAATCGACCGAGAGCCCCATGATTACCCCTCGCAGCAAGTCATCCAAAGCTGAACAGAGATGTGGCTTCAGAGAGCCACCCAGAGGAGACACTTTCCACCGCAAAAGGGCAAAGGGGAGAGGATGCAAACGGCACCGGAAACTCTATGGCGTAGCTCCCTCCCAAGTGCCCCAACTTTCAGGGGCAAACACCACGACTCCATCAAGTGGGACTTTGTCAGTTAGGAAACGAGCTGGAAAAAAGAAGAGCATCAAGAAGGATCTATTAGATTACGTTCTACCACAGGTGACCACAAAATCTACAACACCATCATGTACCCCACCTTTAACACGAAGGCCAACAGGAGGTATCGCAGCAGTGACCAAAACCACCAGAAGTCATGACAAGGCTCCAAAGCGAAGCCACTGTTGTGAATCTGGGATGCCTGTGAGGGGTGACTCTTTTCAGCCACGTTGTAAAAATTGTCTGAAACAAGCAACAGCACCTCACCTGACAACTGTTGCCCCGACAAACTCATCTACGAATGGATTGCCGTTCAAACTCATGACACTTGAGACGTCCAAAAAGACAAGAGAAGCACCCAAACTGGACACTGTGGTAACTCTGAGGAATGCAGCTAGATTTACAACACCCATCACCACAGAACTAAAGACAATAGCTTCTTTTCATAAAGATGGCAAGCCACAAAAGCAGGTGGACTCCTCTGTGCTACAGAATAATACAATCCAGGAGCCTGTGGTTAGTGCCGTAGCCCAAAGAACCCCTACAGAAAGAatcctaaaaaagaaaaatcagaaaaatgcattGCATAACATGACAG GTAATCAGCTCCTATGTGGAAGCCTCAAATATTTGGACGAGTGTAAATTCAAAATCCCTCCTTTGGAGAACAAATATGATCTGCAGAACCTCGAGTCAAAGATGGCCTACCACTGTGACTGCACCAGCCG TTTGGCTCTTCAGATTGAAGGCCTCGAGCAGCCCAgtgttctcctctctctcctggcGGATTTCGTCTCTCAGCAGTGCTTTACGCTGCCAAAGGAGAAAAAGTGCCACCgtaaaaaaag CTGCTCAAGAGGCTTCACTAAAGCCTCTGACCTACATCAAGCACTTAAGAAGATGGAGGAAAAAGACACTGCCGGGGTGAGAATTTCAGGCTATGGCAGAAAAAGAGGGATTCCTGTACGCCTTTATAAGCGATGCCTGAGGCTAGAAAGGCGAGCTGATATTATGGCACAGCTCAGATGA